A portion of the Clostridium gelidum genome contains these proteins:
- the treP gene encoding PTS system trehalose-specific EIIBC component, which produces MGRFESDSKELLKFVGGSENISAVTHCVTRMRFVLNDPSKADKDAIEKLKSVKGTFTQAGQFQVIIGNEVSDFYNDFIKISGVDGVSKDAVKEVAKNNMTFMQKLMANISEIFSPLIPAIIVGGLILGFRNIIGDMKLLEDGTKSLVEVSQFWAGTNSFLWLIGEAVFHFLPVGITWSITKKMGTTQILGIVLGITLVSPQLLNAYSVAGAEKIPFWDFGFAHVNMIGYQAQVIPAILAGFVLVFLEKGMRKISPPSISMIIVPFFALVPAVLIAHVVVGPIGWAIGSVISKVVYVGLTSSFGMIFAAIFGFLYAPLVITGLHHMTNAIDLQLMAQFGGTSLWPMIALSNIAQGSAVLAMIYLQRKNEEAKQINIPACISAYLGVTEPAMFGVNLKHGFPFFCGMVGSAIAAIISVGSGVMANSIGVGGLPGILSIKPAFMVIFSICMIVAIVVPFVLTVIIGKRKSIK; this is translated from the coding sequence ATGGGAAGATTTGAAAGTGATTCTAAAGAACTATTAAAGTTTGTTGGTGGAAGTGAAAACATATCAGCAGTTACGCATTGTGTTACTAGAATGAGATTTGTATTAAATGATCCAAGCAAGGCTGATAAAGATGCAATTGAAAAGTTAAAAAGTGTTAAAGGTACATTTACGCAAGCAGGACAATTTCAAGTTATTATTGGAAATGAGGTATCAGATTTCTATAATGATTTTATAAAAATATCAGGAGTAGATGGTGTAAGTAAAGATGCAGTAAAAGAAGTAGCTAAAAATAATATGACTTTTATGCAAAAACTTATGGCTAATATATCAGAAATATTCTCACCACTTATTCCAGCTATTATTGTTGGAGGATTAATTTTAGGATTTAGGAATATTATTGGAGATATGAAATTGTTAGAAGATGGAACAAAATCCTTGGTAGAAGTATCGCAGTTTTGGGCTGGAACAAATAGTTTCTTATGGTTAATTGGAGAAGCAGTATTCCACTTCTTACCGGTTGGAATAACATGGTCAATAACAAAGAAAATGGGGACAACCCAAATTCTTGGTATAGTACTAGGTATTACGTTAGTTTCACCACAACTTTTAAATGCTTATTCAGTAGCAGGTGCTGAAAAGATTCCTTTCTGGGATTTTGGATTTGCACATGTAAACATGATTGGATATCAAGCACAAGTTATACCAGCAATATTGGCAGGTTTCGTATTAGTATTCCTTGAAAAAGGAATGAGAAAAATAAGTCCACCATCAATATCAATGATAATTGTACCATTTTTTGCATTAGTACCAGCTGTTTTAATAGCGCATGTAGTAGTGGGACCTATAGGTTGGGCAATTGGTTCAGTAATTTCAAAAGTAGTATATGTTGGATTAACATCATCATTTGGAATGATTTTTGCAGCAATTTTTGGATTCTTATATGCACCATTAGTTATTACAGGACTTCATCATATGACAAATGCAATAGATCTTCAATTAATGGCACAATTTGGAGGAACATCACTTTGGCCAATGATAGCTTTATCTAATATTGCACAAGGTTCAGCAGTACTCGCAATGATATATTTACAAAGAAAAAATGAAGAAGCAAAGCAAATAAACATACCAGCTTGTATTTCAGCTTATCTTGGAGTAACAGAACCTGCAATGTTTGGTGTTAATTTAAAACATGGTTTCCCATTTTTCTGTGGAATGGTAGGATCAGCAATAGCAGCAATAATTTCAGTTGGTAGTGGGGTAATGGCAAATTCAATTGGTGTTGGAGGTCTTCCAGGTATATTATCAATTAAACCAGCATTTATGGTGATATTTTCAATATGTATGATTGTGGCTATAGTTGTACCATTTGTTCTTACTGTAATTATAGGAAAAAGAAAATCAATTAAATAG
- a CDS encoding UTRA domain-containing protein — MFFLPNVKFKDIYHTLKANIDNGKYDISMMLPTEMELIGKFNCSRNTVRRAIGELSKDGYVESVKGKGVIILESRESIELPIGNLLGLQELHLKKKFTTSVVNFSRITIDESLSKKTALKLNTEVYHLHRIRFFDNEPIILDVNYFSAEVVKDLTIEIAQNSVYEYIEKELHTKILASKKVIVVEHANELDKSFLDLGTFDCVAVVKTYAYTDSGKLFEYTESRHRPDKFVFVESSSMRKIE; from the coding sequence GTGTTTTTTTTGCCCAACGTAAAATTTAAAGATATATATCACACATTAAAAGCCAATATAGATAATGGAAAATATGATATTTCCATGATGCTTCCTACAGAAATGGAACTAATAGGAAAATTTAATTGTAGTAGAAATACTGTTAGAAGAGCTATTGGTGAGTTAAGTAAGGATGGCTATGTTGAAAGTGTTAAAGGTAAGGGAGTTATTATATTAGAAAGTAGAGAATCAATAGAACTTCCTATTGGAAATTTATTAGGCTTACAAGAATTGCACTTAAAAAAGAAATTCACTACTAGTGTTGTAAATTTTTCAAGAATAACCATAGATGAATCTTTGTCAAAAAAAACTGCTTTAAAGTTAAATACTGAAGTATATCATCTTCATAGAATAAGATTTTTTGATAATGAACCTATAATTCTTGATGTAAATTACTTTAGTGCAGAAGTTGTAAAAGATTTGACCATAGAAATAGCTCAAAATTCTGTATATGAGTATATTGAAAAAGAACTACATACAAAAATTCTTGCTTCAAAAAAGGTTATTGTGGTTGAGCATGCAAATGAATTAGATAAAAGCTTTTTAGATTTAGGAACATTTGATTGTGTTGCTGTTGTAAAAACATATGCTTATACTGATTCTGGTAAGCTTTTTGAATATACTGAATCTCGGCATAGACCAGATAAATTTGTATTCGTCGAGTCTTCATCTATGAGAAAAATTGAATAG
- the phoU gene encoding phosphate signaling complex protein PhoU, whose translation MTRGSQDIKVKNIHRELVTMASLVEKQIYQSMLSLKNYDIELANKIINNDDKVDDMQKVIEEQCIKYIASEQPLATDLRKIMTASKIVTDLERMADHAVDICKITKKIGEDIKLFKKSLDALWEMEEKVRSMIGLAINSYINDDDDMAYKICLKDDEIDSFYKDLFAKFVSEMKLDESLTEKGIRLLFVIKYLERIGDHVTNICESTVYSKSGVYVDLNE comes from the coding sequence ATGACAAGAGGATCACAGGATATTAAGGTTAAAAATATACATAGAGAATTAGTAACTATGGCTAGCTTAGTAGAAAAACAAATATATCAAAGCATGCTTAGTTTGAAGAATTATGATATAGAATTAGCAAATAAGATTATAAATAATGATGATAAAGTTGATGATATGCAAAAGGTAATAGAAGAACAATGCATTAAGTATATTGCATCAGAACAACCTTTAGCAACGGATTTAAGAAAGATAATGACAGCTTCAAAAATAGTTACAGATTTAGAAAGAATGGCAGATCATGCAGTTGATATATGCAAAATAACAAAAAAGATAGGTGAAGATATAAAGTTATTTAAGAAAAGTTTAGATGCTTTATGGGAAATGGAAGAAAAGGTAAGGTCCATGATAGGCCTCGCTATAAATTCATATATTAATGATGATGATGATATGGCATATAAGATTTGCCTTAAGGATGATGAGATAGATTCGTTTTATAAAGATTTATTTGCCAAATTCGTTAGTGAAATGAAATTGGATGAGAGTTTAACTGAAAAGGGAATTAGACTTTTATTTGTAATAAAATACTTAGAGAGAATAGGCGATCATGTAACAAATATTTGTGAATCAACGGTTTATTCTAAAAGTGGAGTTTATGTAGACTTAAATGAATAA
- the phoU gene encoding phosphate signaling complex protein PhoU: MTRGSQDARVKIINRELLNMSSLVEKQIYESMVSLKNYDVEKANKVIKDDDKVDEMQKTIEEECIKFIATEQPLATDLRRVFTASKIVTDLERMADHAVDICKITKRLGEKVKSFGGSSDELWEMDKKVRSMIKASIDSYINEDEEMAYRICEKDDEIDAFYKSLFAALIDAIKVDENSIHKGTQLLFVIKYLERIGDHVTNICEWTIFSKTGVYVDLNE; encoded by the coding sequence ATGACAAGAGGATCTCAAGATGCAAGGGTAAAAATTATAAATAGAGAATTGTTAAATATGTCGAGTTTAGTAGAAAAACAAATATATGAGAGTATGGTTAGTCTGAAAAATTACGATGTAGAAAAAGCTAATAAAGTTATTAAAGATGATGATAAAGTTGATGAAATGCAAAAAACAATAGAAGAGGAATGTATTAAATTTATTGCGACAGAACAACCACTGGCAACAGATTTAAGAAGAGTATTTACTGCTTCAAAGATAGTAACAGATTTAGAAAGAATGGCAGATCATGCAGTAGATATATGCAAGATAACAAAGCGCTTAGGTGAGAAGGTAAAATCATTTGGTGGAAGTTCAGATGAATTATGGGAAATGGATAAAAAAGTCAGATCTATGATTAAAGCATCTATAGATTCATATATTAATGAAGATGAAGAAATGGCGTATAGGATTTGTGAGAAAGATGATGAAATAGATGCATTTTACAAGTCTTTATTTGCTGCATTAATTGATGCAATCAAAGTAGATGAAAATTCAATTCATAAAGGGACTCAATTGTTATTTGTCATAAAGTATTTAGAAAGAATAGGAGATCATGTAACTAATATATGTGAGTGGACTATTTTCTCTAAAACGGGAGTTTATGTAGATTTAAATGAATAG
- the pstB gene encoding phosphate ABC transporter ATP-binding protein PstB, translating to MNIIETKDLCLYYADNQALKNINMSINKNEVTALIGPSGCGKSTFLRTLNRMNDLIEIVRITGEVFFEDKDIYKDYDEISLRKRIGMVFQRPNPFPMSIYDNIAYGARIHGTKNKKVLDEIVEKSLKGAALWDEAKDRLKSSALGMSGGQQQRLCIARTLAVSPEVILMDEPTSALDPISTGKMEELMDELKKKYTVIIVTHNMQQAGRIADKTAFFLNGEVIEYGKTEDIFYNPRDKRTEDYITGRFG from the coding sequence ATGAATATTATAGAAACTAAAGACTTATGTTTATATTATGCAGATAATCAAGCTCTTAAAAATATAAATATGTCTATAAATAAAAATGAGGTTACAGCACTTATTGGACCTTCTGGTTGTGGAAAATCAACTTTCTTAAGAACTTTAAATAGAATGAATGATTTAATTGAAATTGTAAGAATAACAGGTGAAGTTTTTTTTGAAGATAAGGATATATATAAAGATTATGATGAGATATCTTTAAGAAAAAGAATAGGTATGGTATTTCAAAGACCAAATCCATTTCCAATGTCTATTTATGATAACATTGCATATGGAGCTAGAATACATGGGACAAAAAATAAAAAGGTTTTAGATGAAATTGTAGAAAAGAGTTTAAAAGGAGCAGCACTTTGGGATGAGGCTAAAGATAGATTAAAGTCAAGTGCTCTTGGAATGTCAGGTGGACAGCAACAAAGATTATGTATTGCTAGAACACTAGCAGTTTCACCAGAAGTAATTTTAATGGATGAACCAACATCAGCATTAGACCCTATTTCGACGGGTAAAATGGAAGAACTTATGGATGAACTTAAAAAGAAGTATACAGTAATAATAGTAACGCATAATATGCAACAAGCAGGAAGAATAGCTGATAAAACTGCCTTCTTCTTAAATGGTGAAGTTATTGAATATGGAAAAACGGAAGATATATTTTATAATCCAAGAGATAAAAGAACAGAAGATTATATTACGGGTAGATTTGGCTAA
- the pstA gene encoding phosphate ABC transporter permease PstA, which produces MDAKKVDKIATIIFYIISIFVVLLLGAFILYILYKGGSMLKPSFIFGKPKLTGAGGGIGPQLFNSFYMLVVSLIVTVPIGIGAGIYLAEYAKEGPVLRFIRMSLETMSSLPSIVIGMFGLLVFVNMAGWGYSILAGALSVSILNIPSMTRISENAIVAASKRVKEASLGLGATRWQTLAKLTVPTAMGEVLTGIILAAGRIFGEAAAFLYTAGLSSKNLDFNSISLTGNSSPFSLFRPSETLAVHIWKLNSEGIVPDAAAIANGTAAVLIIAVLLFNIGARLLGNRLMKSYSGK; this is translated from the coding sequence ATGGATGCAAAAAAAGTTGATAAGATTGCAACGATTATATTTTATATAATAAGTATCTTCGTAGTATTATTACTCGGTGCATTTATCTTATACATTTTATATAAAGGCGGCAGTATGCTAAAGCCTTCATTCATATTTGGTAAACCTAAATTAACAGGAGCTGGTGGTGGAATTGGACCACAATTGTTCAATTCATTTTACATGTTAGTTGTTTCTTTAATAGTTACAGTTCCAATTGGAATTGGAGCAGGTATCTATTTAGCTGAGTATGCAAAGGAAGGGCCTGTTCTTAGATTTATAAGAATGTCTCTTGAAACAATGTCTTCACTTCCATCTATTGTTATAGGTATGTTTGGATTACTAGTTTTTGTTAATATGGCAGGATGGGGATACTCAATACTTGCAGGAGCTTTATCAGTAAGTATATTAAATATACCATCTATGACTAGAATTTCTGAAAATGCTATAGTAGCAGCAAGTAAAAGAGTAAAAGAAGCTTCACTTGGCCTTGGGGCAACTAGATGGCAAACTTTAGCCAAACTTACAGTACCAACAGCCATGGGTGAAGTATTAACAGGTATAATACTCGCAGCTGGAAGGATATTTGGTGAAGCAGCAGCATTCTTGTATACTGCAGGATTAAGTTCAAAAAATTTAGACTTTAATTCAATAAGTTTAACTGGGAACAGTTCACCATTTTCACTTTTCAGACCATCAGAAACCTTAGCAGTTCATATATGGAAGTTAAACTCAGAGGGAATAGTACCTGATGCAGCAGCAATTGCAAATGGAACAGCAGCAGTACTTATAATAGCAGTTCTATTATTTAATATAGGCGCAAGGTTACTTGGAAATAGATTAATGAAATCTTATAGTGGGAAGTAG